Proteins from one Gossypium raimondii isolate GPD5lz chromosome 8, ASM2569854v1, whole genome shotgun sequence genomic window:
- the LOC105791686 gene encoding type III polyketide synthase A isoform X1, which translates to MVPASNFFSTSVRFDLLSGASPLLESRYMAKAPMNEIRVWVKKQNHQSKPRGQNLWLVSSTPRHGQALLKMSKIDNNNAPWHRLKRASTPRKATVLAIGKAFPRQLIPQEYLVEGYIRDTKCQDVSIKEKLERLCKTTTVKTRYTVMCKEILDQYPELATEGSSTIRQRLEIANPAVVEMAFEASLACIKEWGRPATDITHIIYVSSSEIRLPGGDLYLASELGLRNDVSRVMLYFLGCYGGATGLRVAKDIAENNPGSRILLTTSETTILGFRPPNKARPYDLVGAALFGDGAAAVIIGTDPVTGKESPFMELSYAVQQFLPGTQSVIDGCLTEEGINFKLGRDLPQKIEDNIEEFCRKLMSKASLTDFNEMFWAVHPGGPAILNRLESTLKLNKGKLECSRKALKDFGNVSSNTIFYVMEYMREELKREGGEEWGLALAFGPGITFEGILLRSL; encoded by the exons ATGGTGCCGGCAAGCAACTTTTTCTCTACCAGTGTCCGCTTCGATTTGTTATCCG gtGCTTCTCCTCTGCTCGAATCGAGATACATGGCGAAGGCACCAATGAACGAAATCAGGGTTTGGGTGAAAAAGCAGAATCATCAATCAAAACCAAGGGGGCAAAATTTATGGCTCGTGTCATCAACTCCACGCCATGGTCAA GCCCTCCTAAAGATGTCAAAAATTGACAATAACAATGCTCCATGGCACCGTCTCAAGCGTGCTTCCACACCAAGGAAGGCAACGGTGCTCGCCATCGGTAAGGCCTTTCCACGGCAACTAATTCCTCAAGAATACTTGGTGGAGGGCTATATACGTGATACAAAATGCCAAGATGTCTCCATCAAAGAGAAACTGGAACGTTTAT GTAAAACAACTACTGTGAAGACTAGGTACACAGTGATGTGCAAGGAGATTTTAGATCAATACCCAGAATTGGCAACTGAGGGTTCATCAACTATCAGACAAAGGCTTGAAATAGCAAACCCGGCAGTTGTTGAGATGGCATTTGAAGCAAGCTTAGCTTGCATAAAGGAATGGGGGAGGCCTGCAACTGATATCACCCATATCATCTATGTCTCTTCCAGTGAAATACGCTTACCTGGGGGTGATCTTTACCTTGCCAGTGAGCTTGGCTTAAGAAACGATGTTAGCCGGGTAATGCTCTATTTCCTTGGTTGTTATGGTGGTGCCACTGGCCTCCGAGTAGCTAAAGACATAGCTGAAAACAACCCAGGAAGTCGTATTCTGCTAACCACCTCTGAGACTACCATTCTTGGTTTTCGACCTCCAAACAAAGCACGCCCTTATGACCTTGTTGGTGCAGCACTTTTCGGTGATGGAGCAGCAGCAGTCATCATTGGAACCGATCCAGTAACGGGCAAAGAATCTCCTTTCATGGAACTCAGCTATGCAGTACAACAATTTCTGCCAGGAACACAGAGTGTCATCGATGGGTGCCTTACTGAAGAAGGCATAAACTTCAAACTTGGCAGAGACCTTCCCCAGAAGATCGAAGACAACATTGAGGAATTCTGCAGGAAACTCATGTCAAAGGCTAGTTTGACAGACTTCAATGAAATGTTTTGGGCAGTTCATCCTGGAGGACCGGCGATACTTAACCGCTTGGAAAGCACTCTTAAACTGAACAAGGGGAAACTAGAATGTAGCAGGAAAGCTTTGAAGGACTTCGGAAATGTGAGCAGCAATACCATTTTCTATGTGATGGAATACATGAGGGAAGAGTTGAAGAGAGAAGGAGGAGAAGAATGGGGGCTTGCCTTAGCATTTGGTCCTGGAATTACATTTGAAGGCATTCTTCTTCGCAGCCTGTAA
- the LOC105791686 gene encoding type III polyketide synthase A isoform X3 yields MSKIDNNNAPWHRLKRASTPRKATVLAIGKAFPRQLIPQEYLVEGYIRDTKCQDVSIKEKLERLCKTTTVKTRYTVMCKEILDQYPELATEGSSTIRQRLEIANPAVVEMAFEASLACIKEWGRPATDITHIIYVSSSEIRLPGGDLYLASELGLRNDVSRVMLYFLGCYGGATGLRVAKDIAENNPGSRILLTTSETTILGFRPPNKARPYDLVGAALFGDGAAAVIIGTDPVTGKESPFMELSYAVQQFLPGTQSVIDGCLTEEGINFKLGRDLPQKIEDNIEEFCRKLMSKASLTDFNEMFWAVHPGGPAILNRLESTLKLNKGKLECSRKALKDFGNVSSNTIFYVMEYMREELKREGGEEWGLALAFGPGITFEGILLRSL; encoded by the exons ATGTCAAAAATTGACAATAACAATGCTCCATGGCACCGTCTCAAGCGTGCTTCCACACCAAGGAAGGCAACGGTGCTCGCCATCGGTAAGGCCTTTCCACGGCAACTAATTCCTCAAGAATACTTGGTGGAGGGCTATATACGTGATACAAAATGCCAAGATGTCTCCATCAAAGAGAAACTGGAACGTTTAT GTAAAACAACTACTGTGAAGACTAGGTACACAGTGATGTGCAAGGAGATTTTAGATCAATACCCAGAATTGGCAACTGAGGGTTCATCAACTATCAGACAAAGGCTTGAAATAGCAAACCCGGCAGTTGTTGAGATGGCATTTGAAGCAAGCTTAGCTTGCATAAAGGAATGGGGGAGGCCTGCAACTGATATCACCCATATCATCTATGTCTCTTCCAGTGAAATACGCTTACCTGGGGGTGATCTTTACCTTGCCAGTGAGCTTGGCTTAAGAAACGATGTTAGCCGGGTAATGCTCTATTTCCTTGGTTGTTATGGTGGTGCCACTGGCCTCCGAGTAGCTAAAGACATAGCTGAAAACAACCCAGGAAGTCGTATTCTGCTAACCACCTCTGAGACTACCATTCTTGGTTTTCGACCTCCAAACAAAGCACGCCCTTATGACCTTGTTGGTGCAGCACTTTTCGGTGATGGAGCAGCAGCAGTCATCATTGGAACCGATCCAGTAACGGGCAAAGAATCTCCTTTCATGGAACTCAGCTATGCAGTACAACAATTTCTGCCAGGAACACAGAGTGTCATCGATGGGTGCCTTACTGAAGAAGGCATAAACTTCAAACTTGGCAGAGACCTTCCCCAGAAGATCGAAGACAACATTGAGGAATTCTGCAGGAAACTCATGTCAAAGGCTAGTTTGACAGACTTCAATGAAATGTTTTGGGCAGTTCATCCTGGAGGACCGGCGATACTTAACCGCTTGGAAAGCACTCTTAAACTGAACAAGGGGAAACTAGAATGTAGCAGGAAAGCTTTGAAGGACTTCGGAAATGTGAGCAGCAATACCATTTTCTATGTGATGGAATACATGAGGGAAGAGTTGAAGAGAGAAGGAGGAGAAGAATGGGGGCTTGCCTTAGCATTTGGTCCTGGAATTACATTTGAAGGCATTCTTCTTCGCAGCCTGTAA
- the LOC105791686 gene encoding type III polyketide synthase A isoform X2 gives MALLKMSKIDNNNAPWHRLKRASTPRKATVLAIGKAFPRQLIPQEYLVEGYIRDTKCQDVSIKEKLERLCKTTTVKTRYTVMCKEILDQYPELATEGSSTIRQRLEIANPAVVEMAFEASLACIKEWGRPATDITHIIYVSSSEIRLPGGDLYLASELGLRNDVSRVMLYFLGCYGGATGLRVAKDIAENNPGSRILLTTSETTILGFRPPNKARPYDLVGAALFGDGAAAVIIGTDPVTGKESPFMELSYAVQQFLPGTQSVIDGCLTEEGINFKLGRDLPQKIEDNIEEFCRKLMSKASLTDFNEMFWAVHPGGPAILNRLESTLKLNKGKLECSRKALKDFGNVSSNTIFYVMEYMREELKREGGEEWGLALAFGPGITFEGILLRSL, from the exons ATG GCCCTCCTAAAGATGTCAAAAATTGACAATAACAATGCTCCATGGCACCGTCTCAAGCGTGCTTCCACACCAAGGAAGGCAACGGTGCTCGCCATCGGTAAGGCCTTTCCACGGCAACTAATTCCTCAAGAATACTTGGTGGAGGGCTATATACGTGATACAAAATGCCAAGATGTCTCCATCAAAGAGAAACTGGAACGTTTAT GTAAAACAACTACTGTGAAGACTAGGTACACAGTGATGTGCAAGGAGATTTTAGATCAATACCCAGAATTGGCAACTGAGGGTTCATCAACTATCAGACAAAGGCTTGAAATAGCAAACCCGGCAGTTGTTGAGATGGCATTTGAAGCAAGCTTAGCTTGCATAAAGGAATGGGGGAGGCCTGCAACTGATATCACCCATATCATCTATGTCTCTTCCAGTGAAATACGCTTACCTGGGGGTGATCTTTACCTTGCCAGTGAGCTTGGCTTAAGAAACGATGTTAGCCGGGTAATGCTCTATTTCCTTGGTTGTTATGGTGGTGCCACTGGCCTCCGAGTAGCTAAAGACATAGCTGAAAACAACCCAGGAAGTCGTATTCTGCTAACCACCTCTGAGACTACCATTCTTGGTTTTCGACCTCCAAACAAAGCACGCCCTTATGACCTTGTTGGTGCAGCACTTTTCGGTGATGGAGCAGCAGCAGTCATCATTGGAACCGATCCAGTAACGGGCAAAGAATCTCCTTTCATGGAACTCAGCTATGCAGTACAACAATTTCTGCCAGGAACACAGAGTGTCATCGATGGGTGCCTTACTGAAGAAGGCATAAACTTCAAACTTGGCAGAGACCTTCCCCAGAAGATCGAAGACAACATTGAGGAATTCTGCAGGAAACTCATGTCAAAGGCTAGTTTGACAGACTTCAATGAAATGTTTTGGGCAGTTCATCCTGGAGGACCGGCGATACTTAACCGCTTGGAAAGCACTCTTAAACTGAACAAGGGGAAACTAGAATGTAGCAGGAAAGCTTTGAAGGACTTCGGAAATGTGAGCAGCAATACCATTTTCTATGTGATGGAATACATGAGGGAAGAGTTGAAGAGAGAAGGAGGAGAAGAATGGGGGCTTGCCTTAGCATTTGGTCCTGGAATTACATTTGAAGGCATTCTTCTTCGCAGCCTGTAA